The Salegentibacter sp. Hel_I_6 region CTAAACTTAAATCCTTCAAGTTGCTTATTCTTTAATGACTCCCAAAGAACAGTTTCAGCTTCGGTGGATTGGTTATATCGGTTCTTTTTGGCAAATTCCTTCATTAAACCGTAAAGTGCCGGTTCAGCCGTCTGCCAGTAGCGCTCCCCCTTTGGGGGTTGGGGGGCTTCTTTTGCTGCTTCAATATATGGGAGAAGGTAGGCCACCGCTTTTTTCATTACCCTGGCCGACTTTACTACCTGCGGAAGAAACATTTTTCCGCTTCCAAATAGATCGCCAACCACGTTCATGCCAATCATTAAATGACCTTCAATTACTTCAATAGGTTTGCTGGCTTCCTGGCGGGCCTGTTCTATATCCTCTAAAATATAAGCGTCTATTCCCTTTACCAAAGCGTGAGTAATCCTGTCCTGAAGCGGATTTACCCTCCACGAAAGATCTACTTTGCTTGTTTTTTTAGAACCCACTACAGTCTCAGCGAATTCAAGTAAACGCTCTGTAGCGTCTTCTCTTCTATCGAGAATTACATCTTCTACGTGTTCTAAAAGATCTTTAGGAATATTATCATACACTTCTAAAAGCGCAGGGTTTACAATCCCGATATTCATTCCCGCTTCAATCGCATAATATAAAAACACCGAATGCATCGCTTCCCGCACCGGATTATTTCCGCGGAAAGAAAATGAAACATTACTCACACCACCACTAATACTGCAATGCGGAAGGTTTTCTTTTACCCAACGCGTTCCTTCAATAAAATCTATGGCATTGCGTTTATGCTCGTCCATCCCCGTTCCCACCGGAAAAATGTTTAGGTCAAATATGATGTCCTCAGGTGGGAAGTTGACTTTATTGACAAGGATGTCATAAGAACGCTTTGCTATTTCAATTCGGCGCTCATAATTATCGGCCTGTCCAACTTCATCAAAAGCCATAACAATTACGGCTGCACCGTAACGCTTTATTTTTTTAGCGTGTTCAATAAATTCCGCTTCGCCTTCCTTAAGGCTTATAGAATTCACCACACATTTCCCCTGCACCACCTGTAAACCGGCTTCAATAATTTCCCACTTAGAACTATCTATCATAATGGGTACACGGGCAATATCGGGTTCAGCAACAATAAGATTCAGGAATTTAACCATGGCTTCTTTACCTTCAATAAGACCATCGTCCATATTGATATCGATAATCTGCGCGCCGCCGTCAACCTGGTCTCTTGCTACTTCCAGGGCTTCTTCAAATTTTTCCTCTTTAATTAACCGAAGAAATCTTTTGGAACCTGCCACATTGGTACGCTCCCCAACATTTACAAAATTGCTGTCGGGAGTAATTATAAGCGGTTCAAGGCCAGATAATTTTAAAGGCCTTACTGTTTTTTCTACTCTCGTAGATTTTTCCTGATTTTTTTCTTTATTCATCGTTTCTATCATAAAGCAGTCGAAAACTCAGGTTTAACTATTTTTCTTGGATCGTATTCTTTAGCGATTTCAGCGATAGCTTTTATATGCTCTGGCGTGGTACCACAGCAGCCACCTAAAATATTCACTAATCCTTTCTCTAAATATTCTCTGATCTGTCTTGCCATTTCTTCAGCATCCTGGTCGTATTCCCCAAAGGCATTCGGTAAGCCTGCGTTGGGATAAGCAGAAACTCCAGAGCTGGCAAAACGGTTTAAAACCTCGAGGTGAGGTGTTAATTGTTTAGCACCCAGGGCGCAGTTAAAACCAACACTTAATAAGGGAATATGCGATACTGAAATTAGAAAAGCCTCAGCCGTTTGCCCCGATAAGGTTCTGCCCGAAGCATCGGTGATTGTCCCGCTTACCATTATTGGGATATCTAATTGCAATTCTTCCTTAAGTTCCTCCAAAGCAAAAAGTGCGGCCTTAGCGTTTAAAGTATCAAAAACGGTTTCTACCAGAAGAATATCCACGCCGCCTTTTATTAAAGCGCTGGCTTGTTGTTTATAAGCTACCCGCAATTCTTCAAACGAAATTGCCCGAAAGCCGGGATCGTTAACATCGGGGCTCATACTCGCGGTTTTATTGGTAGGCCCAATAGCGCCGGCAACAAAACGTGGTTTTTCCGGATTTTCTGCCGTCATTTTTACGGCGACTTCTTTGGCTATCCTGGCCGACTCATAATTGAGTTCGTCTACCAGTTCTTCCATTTTATAATCGGCCATTGCGATAGTGGTTGCAGAAAAAGTGTTGGTTTCCACAATATCGGCACCGGCTTCAAAATATTTGCGGTGTATTGTTGCGATTGCATCAGGCTGGGTAATGGATAACAGGTCGTTATTTCCCTGTACGGAAACCGGCCAATCTGCAAAACGTTTTCCACGGAAGTCTTCTTCAGAAAATTTGTATTCCTGAAGCATCGTGCCCATGGCACCGTCTAAAATGAGTATATTTTTTCGAAGTTGTTCTTCTAATTTCGACATATAATTTTATCTAAAATCACTATCAAAAAAAGAAGCGGGAAAGAATTCTTTCTTGTTATCTATCTGCGCCCAAAAAGCGAAGTAGAATGTAGCACCTTCTCCCATTACAGGAGGGTTGCCAAGGTTTCAACGGGTCTATTCCCTCAACCTTTCTTGATAACGATGTTATAAACAATGAACTTGAACCAACAAATATACGGCACAGCCTTTTAAATGCAAGGCATACCGGTTATTTTTATGGATAATTTATTTTAAGTGCTCTTCTGTAATTTATTTCTAAAAAACAGGTGATCTTTACTAATTTCGCTGAAATAATAGAAATTAATAAGGCGAATAAATAGAATCTTTTAATTAATAAGCTCCCCGTTTAAAGTAATGGCATAGTTGATCTCGGCTGCCTTTTCCAGCATTTTAGAAACCGAACAATATTTCTCCATAGAAAGATCTACGGCACGTTTTGCTTTTGCTGCGGGAACATCTCCTTTTAAAAGAAAATTAAGCTGAATTTTCTTAAAAACATTGGGTACCGCACCATCTTCCCTAAAACCTTCAACCTCTACCTGAAGATCGTCCAGTTCCAGGTGTTGTTTTTTAAGAATCATTACAATATCTATGCTGCTGCAACCGGCAATGGCGCGCAATAGAAGGTCCATTGGGCTGGCACCCTTTGGCGCGGCATCGGTTTTATTGTCTAAGTGAACAATGTCTCCACGCTCGTTTACGGTTTCAAAATGATAATCTTTATTGAGTCTTTTAAGGCTGATCTTCATAATAAATCTTGTTTTAAACAAATTTAGTTAAAGCTTATTAAAAAACCTCACAGTTCTAAAGCTTATAACGGGTTAGGGTTTCCCGTAAACGACATTAACAATTTTTTAATAGATTTACAGAAAGCTAAGAATTAAAAATGCTTTTATCCTGAATACGAACTTTGCTATAGTTTGGAAAAATGGAAATATAAGGGGTTAGGCTAGATATTTTATTTTAATTAGATTTGACACACAAAGACACCAGAGAAATATTGATTATGCATTGCGATATCGAAATGTAAACTCTAAGGTGAGGAATTAGATTAAAGTTATTTAAAACTTATTTATTCTAAACATTTATATCTTTATATAATAAACTCTTTATAAATGCTCTCGCCCTCACTTCTTATAGTTGATATTAATACTTTTATGAAATATGACCTAACAAAGCTCATACACAAGTGAATATGTCTGGTGTCTTTTTAGATAAACTTCTGATTGAGAACACGAAAAAAAGGTTTGATCAAATGACTAATTTGACCGACTTCGTTTCTCTATTAAATTATATAGAACAAAGAGTTTTTAAGAATAAAAAAAAGCCTTTAACTGTACCGCACCTATATTACCTCTCGAAGACAAAAAATACCAGATATGAAGAATTTGAAATTCCCAAAAAAAATGGTAAACCAAGAAAAATCAAATCACCCGAAAACAGACTAAAAAGAGTACAAAGTTTAATAAATATTCTTCTACAAATTATCTTTGAAGATCATTCTCATTATTCAGCAAACGGTTTTTTGTTTGGAAAAGATATAAGAAGAAATGCGTTACCACACATAAATAAAAATTACTTATTAAACATTGACATAAAAAATTTCTTCCCCTCTATTCCTTTTAGAAGAGTAAAAGTTGTCCTAGAATTTGCTCCATTTAACCTTATCGATGATAGAGAAAGAATTGGTTTTTTAATTGCTAATTTAGGTACTTTTAAAAATGCACTCCCACAAGGTGCTCCCACTAGTCCAATTCTCTCCAATATTGTAACACAAAATTTAGATAGAAATATTTTAAAATATTGTTTAAACAAAAAAATAAAGTATACAAGATATGCTGACGATTTGAGTTTTTCTTCAAATTGGAACATATTCGATCAACAAGTTATTAAAGAAATTGAAGCCATTATTATAGCAGAAAATTTCATTCTTAATCCCAAGAAAACTCGGGTAAGAAATTTTATGCAAAGACAAGAGGTTACTGGACTTATTGTTAACACCAAATTAAATGTCAAAAGGGAATATTTACAAAAGGTTAGGGCAATGATTAATAATTGGGAAAAAGGAGGTCTTTCATTTGCTATATCCCAATTCCGTAAACACCAACCTCCTGAAAAAGTCAATTACAATTTTAAAGAAGTTTTACTCGGCCATATTTCTTTCTTGAAACTTATAAAGGGTGACACGAATTCTGTAGTTCAAAATCTCCAAATTAGATATAATTTCTTAGTGAACCTGCTAGACTATAGCTTCATTGAAGAAGACAATGTTAGATTAAAACTGGAAGAGGATGATCAGAAAATGGAGAAGATTGCATTTGAAAATGACCAAACCAAAAAAGAAACTTTTATTTCATTCTGCACTTCCGCTTTTCATCAAATTGAAAACCTTTTAAACTATTATTTTTGGAAAAAATTCCCCGAAATAGATGATTTAAAAGATTATATGTGGCATAATAATCCACTTTTCCAGGATAGATGGAAGAAATTGAAAAAATTAGATAAAAAAGAAAGGCTCAACCGATTAAATAATTTTAAAACTGTAAGAGATTTTGATATAAATACCCTCGTTTACCTATTCGAGAAAGAGTTCTATTTTGATCAACATTTATCATATGGAAAAAAACTAACTCATTTAAGAGAAATAAGAAATGATGAATCTCACAGGTGTACAGTTTTAGACACAAATGAACAAGTGATAATAAATCAGTTCGAAGAAATAAAAAAAGAAAGAAAAGCTAAGAAAGAAAAAGGAAAACAGTTTATCCTATCTCCAAAACAGAAAAAAGAAGAGATGAACTACTTGACCCTTAAATATATTGAAGAAAAAAACTATAAAAACGTAAGAAATATTCTTCGTGAAGTAAAAAATAACATAAAAAATACTTTGCCTAATATCGAGCCCTTGCAAATAACGGGTAAAGTTGAGCAAAAAGAAATTTTAGAAACTAGTGAGGTATTTAATTAAGTCAAAATTTCGCGTCCCTACTCCCGCAACTTGCGATAACCGGGACCGTTAAATTTTTAAACCTCCTTCCCTTCTCAAGGGAAGGTGGCATTCCGGAGGAATGACGGAAGGGTTCAACCACCCCGACCTATCGGCCACCCCTCCTTTTAAAGGAGGGGAGCTAATAATCTTATAAAACATTTCTTTTATTCCCCCCTTTGGAGCTTTTCCTGAATTTACTTCGGGAGGCAAGGAGGCTTATCCAATACTCTGTACCACTTCTTTTTTGGCTTCTTTTTTACTACCGTCAAATCCGGTTACGCCGCCAACCGTGGTATATTTAAGTACATATTTCTTATCAGGGAAAATTCTTTGATAAGCGCTTTGACACATAATTGCAGCTTCGTGAAAACCTGAAAGGATCAGTTTTAATTTTCCTTTATAGGTGTTTACATCACCAATAGCATAAACTCCGGGAATATTGGTTTGATAATCGTAAGAATTATCTACTTTAATCGCGTTTTTCTCTATTTCCAGTCCCCAGTTTCCAATTGGGCCAAGTTTTGGCGACAATCCGAAAAGCGGGATAAATTCATCTACATCTTTAAATTCTTCTCCGCGGGCTTCATCTTTATGCCTAATTACTACTTGCTGAAGATTATCTTCACCTCTTAAACCAACCACCTCAGCATTAGTGATCATTTCTATCTTACCGAGTTTTGCCAATTCAGAAACTCTTTCTACCGAATCCAAAGCCCCACGGAACTCCGCTCTACGGTGTACCAAAGCAACTTCTGAAGCAACATCGGCCAGGTAAATTGCCCAGTCTAAAGCTGAATCGCCACCACCGGCGATCACTACTTTTTTGTCGCGGTAAACTTCAGGGTCTTTAATAAAATAAGAAACGCCTTTATCTTCAAAATCGGTAATATTGGCGATTGGGGGTTTTCTGGGTTCAAAAGAACCTAAGCCACCGGCAATTGCCACCACCGGCGCGTGGTGTTTAGTGCCTTTATTTGTGGTTACTATAAAAGTACCGTCGTCCAGTTTTTCTAAAGTTTCGGCGCGTTCGCCCAAAGTGAAGCCCGGTTCAAAAGGTTTTATTTGTTCCATGAGGTTTCCAACCAAATCTCCCGCTAAAATTTCAGGAAATGCCGGAATATCATAAATCGGTTTTTTAGGATATATCTCAGAACATTGCCCGCCGGGTTGCGGCAACGCGTCTATTAAATGCGTTTTTAGTTTTAATAATCCCGCTTCAAAAACGGTAAACAATCCGGTTGGGCCGGCCCCAATTATCAGGATATCTGTTTTAATCATCACTCTTGTTTTTAACTTTTAAAGATTCGGTTATAGAATTCATTTGATCAACTTTCGCCTCAAAATCACCTTTTATATTACTTCGGTATTCATTTAAATTTTCTACCATTTGGTTTACATTTTCGGGAATTACTTCCTCAAAAAATTGCCGTAAACGTTTTGCCGCGGTAGGCGACTTTCCGTTGGTGGAAATCGCGATTTTCACGTGACCTTTATTTACAATTCCGCCCATA contains the following coding sequences:
- a CDS encoding OsmC family protein is translated as MKISLKRLNKDYHFETVNERGDIVHLDNKTDAAPKGASPMDLLLRAIAGCSSIDIVMILKKQHLELDDLQVEVEGFREDGAVPNVFKKIQLNFLLKGDVPAAKAKRAVDLSMEKYCSVSKMLEKAAEINYAITLNGELIN
- a CDS encoding NAD(P)/FAD-dependent oxidoreductase, whose protein sequence is MIKTDILIIGAGPTGLFTVFEAGLLKLKTHLIDALPQPGGQCSEIYPKKPIYDIPAFPEILAGDLVGNLMEQIKPFEPGFTLGERAETLEKLDDGTFIVTTNKGTKHHAPVVAIAGGLGSFEPRKPPIANITDFEDKGVSYFIKDPEVYRDKKVVIAGGGDSALDWAIYLADVASEVALVHRRAEFRGALDSVERVSELAKLGKIEMITNAEVVGLRGEDNLQQVVIRHKDEARGEEFKDVDEFIPLFGLSPKLGPIGNWGLEIEKNAIKVDNSYDYQTNIPGVYAIGDVNTYKGKLKLILSGFHEAAIMCQSAYQRIFPDKKYVLKYTTVGGVTGFDGSKKEAKKEVVQSIG
- a CDS encoding homocysteine S-methyltransferase family protein; amino-acid sequence: MSKLEEQLRKNILILDGAMGTMLQEYKFSEEDFRGKRFADWPVSVQGNNDLLSITQPDAIATIHRKYFEAGADIVETNTFSATTIAMADYKMEELVDELNYESARIAKEVAVKMTAENPEKPRFVAGAIGPTNKTASMSPDVNDPGFRAISFEELRVAYKQQASALIKGGVDILLVETVFDTLNAKAALFALEELKEELQLDIPIMVSGTITDASGRTLSGQTAEAFLISVSHIPLLSVGFNCALGAKQLTPHLEVLNRFASSGVSAYPNAGLPNAFGEYDQDAEEMARQIREYLEKGLVNILGGCCGTTPEHIKAIAEIAKEYDPRKIVKPEFSTAL
- a CDS encoding reverse transcriptase family protein → MSGVFLDKLLIENTKKRFDQMTNLTDFVSLLNYIEQRVFKNKKKPLTVPHLYYLSKTKNTRYEEFEIPKKNGKPRKIKSPENRLKRVQSLINILLQIIFEDHSHYSANGFLFGKDIRRNALPHINKNYLLNIDIKNFFPSIPFRRVKVVLEFAPFNLIDDRERIGFLIANLGTFKNALPQGAPTSPILSNIVTQNLDRNILKYCLNKKIKYTRYADDLSFSSNWNIFDQQVIKEIEAIIIAENFILNPKKTRVRNFMQRQEVTGLIVNTKLNVKREYLQKVRAMINNWEKGGLSFAISQFRKHQPPEKVNYNFKEVLLGHISFLKLIKGDTNSVVQNLQIRYNFLVNLLDYSFIEEDNVRLKLEEDDQKMEKIAFENDQTKKETFISFCTSAFHQIENLLNYYFWKKFPEIDDLKDYMWHNNPLFQDRWKKLKKLDKKERLNRLNNFKTVRDFDINTLVYLFEKEFYFDQHLSYGKKLTHLREIRNDESHRCTVLDTNEQVIINQFEEIKKERKAKKEKGKQFILSPKQKKEEMNYLTLKYIEEKNYKNVRNILREVKNNIKNTLPNIEPLQITGKVEQKEILETSEVFN